Part of the uncultured Desulfobacter sp. genome, GACGAAATCAGGATCAAACTGTCGGAACTGTGCTACAAAACCATCTCCTCGGATTTTGTTGAAGACAAAAAACATATTGATCTGTCCAGCGAGCCGTTGATCATTGTCTGCGCCGCCGGCACCCGGGAAAGCGTGCTGGGGGACATCATAAAGGATACAGCCATTTTCCATGCCCACAAAGCCTGCCCCATCGTCATTACCACCCAGGGAGAGGACCGCTTTGACCTATATGCCAAGGCCGTTTTCAAAATCCCCGAGATCCAGGAACATTTTGCCCCGGTGCTCAATACCCTGGTCGGCCATATCTGGGGGTACTATGCTGCCCTTGCCATCAATGACAAATCAAAATTTCTCTATGACGTCAGGGTCAAAATAGAAAACATCATCGAAGAGTTCAGAGGCATGGGCCATGATGATTACGAAGTGCTTTTGGAAAACAAATTCACCGAGACCGTGGCGGAATTCTACAACCAGTTTTCCCTGAAAAGACGCCGGGGAGAGTTTCCCAGTGCCATCGGCCTGAATACAATTTCCAACATCACCTTGCTGCTCAAGTACCTGTCCGGCAGATTGCCGGTGTCGGATTTTGAAATGGACTTTGGGGTCAAAGGCACCCCGCCCAATATGCTGACCACCTTTTTCACCACCATGAACCAGGCCATCAATATCATGGCCCGGCCCGTGGATGCCATCAAGCACCAGGCCAAAACGGTTACCGTGGGGACCAGCCGGATCACTGAACGCTTTGAAGGTATTATATTTGACGTGCTGGCCGAACATGACATCCAGATTCCTTTGATTACCAATACCAATGTACTGGTTCTGAAAAATCTGCAGGAGATTATAGCCGAAGTGAAAGGTGCGGTGCTTTACCGCATCACCGGGTTAAGCCTTTTGGGAAAAGTCACACCGGATACCCGCATTGATGTGGAATCTAAAACAGGCATTCTGGCCGATGAATCCTCACGGGTGGAAACGGATCACCGCCTCAAGGGCACCAAAAACATCATTGTCCGGGAGGGCAACGTCTACATCGGCAAGGGACGCAAAGACAATCGAAGCATTCTGGTTATTCCGGTACTGTCATCTTCGCCCACATCGCCCAACATCATTGAATTTTTATTGTCTTTAAACATCGCCTTTAAATCCACCGAAGAGGTCACCCTGCTGAAAAAAATCAAGGCCCTGGGCGGAAAATACACCCGGCTTAAGGACTGGATTCTTGAAAGCAAAAATGTGGCATGGGATGATAAGTATCTCAACCTTGTGGACATTGAGACCCTGTTCGGGGCCACGGCGGAGCAGGCTGTGGAAGCGATTGTTGAAAAACTGGATTAAGCCCTTGCCAAAACCAGGACAGACACACCGGCAGCCCCGGCCTTCAAAAGGGCTTGGGCTGCCGCATCACATGTGGCCCCGGTGGTAAACACATCATCCACCAAAAGAATGTTTTTCCCCCTGATACGCCCGGGCTTTGGGCAGTCAAAGGCCTGGGTCAGATTCTTTTTCCTGGCCTTGGGGTCCAGGCCGGTCTGACTGACCGTTGCCCGGATCCGGGAAAGGCTTCGTATGTCAATACGCCAAGGTGCCGGCCGATCACAAGCAGCCCTGTACAGCCGTGGAAAATTGCGGACAAGAAAATAGGATTGGTTGAAGCCGCGGTGTTTCGCCTTTGAAATGTGGAGGGGAATGGGCACAATTAAATGAAACCGATCCATGTCAAATTGGGTGGCAAAGGCCTGGAACAGGTGGTATTCAAAGGGACGGGCCAGACTGAGCCTAGCGTGGTATTTAAACAATCCCAAGGCCTTTTGAATCACCCCTTCATACATAAAGGCCGCCCGGACACTATCCATGGCCATGGGGACTTCAAGGCAGGCACCGCACAAATGATCGGGACCTGTTTCAAAACAACGGCCGCAGTTAGGACAAAAGGGATGATCAAATACCGGCAGCGCAGCACCTAAACATGTGTTGCAAAAGCAAACGTTTAAGGGATCATCCATAGGATTTTTAATATATTTGCCGCAGTCCAGGCATTTATCCGGAAAGACCAGCGCACCTATTCCGGCCGCGGCCGCTCTGACCAGCTTTTTTAGCATCAGGCATTGAGCCCGAGGCGCTGGCGGCGGGCCTCAAACATGGCAATGCCGCCTGCCACGGAGGCATTCAGGGAGGTAATACGGGTTTGCATGGGAATGGACAAAATAAAATCACAGGCTTTTCTTACCCCGGGCCGCAGTCCGGTATGCTCGCCCCCCACCACAAGCGCCAGATTACCTGTAAGGTCTGCTTCATAAAGGCCTTTATCCCCCCCCGCATCCAGACCGGACACCCAGGCGCCATATTTTTTAAGGTCACGGATCACAGCCGAAAGATTGGTCGCTAAAAAGATGGGGGCATGCTCCATGGCCCCGGCTGAACTGCGTGAAACCCCGGCAGACGGCAGGGCACAGCGATCCTTTGGCATTACGATGTAATCCACATCGGCACACAGGGCCGTTCGGATCAAGGCACCGGTGTTCTGGGGATCTTCAATGCTTTCCAGGATCAAAAGAAAAAACGGATCTGTGCGGGCTTCTATCTGCTGGAACAATGCAGATACGGATTGAACAGGAAGAGAGGAGACCCTGGCGGCAATGCCCTGGTGGCGGCCCAAGCCGGCCAACCGGTCCAGTTCCTCACCGGAAATATTCTGGACTGTTACCTGTTTTTTTTCGGCCAGATCAATTACAGCCTGAACCCGTTTATCAGAGCGGTTCTCATAAACCATGACGGATTCAAATGTACGACGGTCTGCCTTCAAGGCTTCAAATACCGAGTGATATCCGTAAAGGATCTCTTTCTCCCCGGGATTTCGATTTTCCAGTTTTCGTCCCTGGCCCCGGGGATTGCGTCTTCGCGCCTTGTTCCCTGGTTTGCCGGCCATCAGTTCGCCGTCTCCTGTTCAACAATGCCGACAAGTTCAGCCACCGCCTCATCCAGCACATCATTGACCACCACATGGTTGTAAAAAGATTTCTGGGCCATTTCGCCTTTTGCATTCTCCAGACGCGTGCGGATCACCTCTTCAGCATCTGTCCCCCTGCCCCGCAGTCGCTGTTCAAGCACCTCCAAGGACGGTGCCATAATAAATATGGAAGCACACTCCAAACCGAAATCCATAATCTGCCGACCGCCCTGGACATCAATATCCAATAGAACACTTTGACCCGCGGCAAGCCGTTCTTGGACAAAGGAGGCCGACGTGCCGTAGCAATTCCCATGGACCTGTGCCCACTCCAGCATCCGGCCCGCTTCCACCATCTCCATGAACCGCCCCTTATCCGTAAAAAAATACTCCCTCCCGTGGACCTCTCCCGGCCGGGGGGCGCGGGTGGTGTGGGAGATGGAATATACCAGGTCCGGAAACCGCTTTAAAAGTTGTGTCACAAGGGTTGTCTTGCCTGCTCCCGAGGGTGCAGACACAATAAAAAGTTTTGCCGCCATGCCCTATTATTCCTCCTGAAGTTTTCCGGGATCTTGAATCAACGCCTCAAAGCGCGCAGACACCGTTTCAGCCTGAATGGCAGACAGAATCACGTGGTTTGAGTCCGTCACAATGATGGCCCGGGTTTTTCTGCCATGGGTCACATCAATGAGGCGCCGGTCCTCCCGGGCTTCATCCTTGACCCGCTTCATGGGCGACGAATTCGGGGACAAAATCGCCACCACCCGATCTGCCACCACAGTATTACCAAACCCAATGCCCAAAAGTGCCTGTTCCATAATTTTCCTTTTTTAAATGATAATTTTTTTTGGCAGCAGATATGCTTTTTAAAAGAAAGCGTGTGTAAGCAATACATATGTTTAAATGTCGCGATGGGCTGAACGTTGTATGAGTATGCCACGCCAGCCCATGGCTGTTATTCAATATTCTGAACCTGCTCGCGAATCTTTTCCAGTTCGGATTTCAGGTCAACCACGGCATGGGACAAGGCCGCATTACCGGCTTTGGAACCGATGGTATTAAATTCCCGGTTAAACTCCTGGATCAAAAAATTGAGTTTTCTGCCCTGGGACTCATTTTCATCCATGACCTCCCGGAACATTTTAATGTGGCTGTGGACCCGCACAATCTCCTCGGACACGTCACTTTTATCCGCAAGAAGGGCGGTCTCCTGGGCCAACCGCACCGGATCAAGACACTCCCCGTCCTCGGCGGTCAGCACGGCCAACCGTTCCTTAAGCCGGGCCTTGTAAACTTCGGGTATGGTTTTGGCCAGTGCCTCAACCTGTACCATGCGTTGCTCAATGTCTGAAATACGATTGCGTAAATCCTGGTATAGATTCTCCCCCTCCTTCTTTCGCATGCGGTCAAGTTCCTGGGCCGCGCTGCGGGCGGTGTCACACACCGCGGAACGAAGAAGCGCCAGATTAAGTTCCGGTTTAGCCGCCACAATAAGTTGCTTGGCCCCGAGCACGGTTTCCAGGGCAATATCATCGGAAAGAGAGAGGGTGTCCCGGACCGTATTCAATGCTTTATAGTAAGCTTTCGCCTTGATAATGTCCACCTCAAACAGATCCTGGTCCAGGGCCTGGTCCTCCAGGCTGGCCCGGATCTCTATTCTGCCCCGGGTATGGAACTGCCCCATGATTTTTTTGATTTCCTCTTCAAAGGACTGGCAGGTTTCGGGCAGATGAATGGAAAAATCCAGAAAACGTGAATTATAGGTGCGCACGGTCATATCGACCGTCAGAGTCTCCTGGGTGTGCGCCACCTTGGCAAAAGCGGTCATGCTTTTTATCATACAATTATCCTTTTATGGCCTTAAGATCCGCAAGATATTTCTGTCTCACCTGTCCTAAAAATTTGAGCACAGCAGGAGAGGCATAATCCGGATAAGTCCATTCCAGGGTTTTAAAGCCTTGTTTGGTGTACATTAATGTCAGGTCAGCATAAATTTTTTGTCCGATATAAATCCTGTGGGAATACTCTTTTCCCGTGGCCAGGATAAACCGGGAGGACAGAAGATATCCCGGATCAATGTTTATGGTTCTGTTATTTTGTTCCAGGCAGTCGGATTCAATGGCGTTGGTGGCAAGTTTGATGGAAGCCAGAGCGTCTTGCTCCACGAGCGGTTTAAAGGCAATCAACCTGCGGAACAAAGGTTCTCCCATCTCCTTGTAATAATAATCGGTGAAATCGAAATCCAGCCAGGGAGAAATCATGTCCACGGCCCCGCCCACATCTTCAAGGCGATCAAAGACCGGTGCCAGAACCGACTTATCTTTCATGAACACCGACATCACAAGCTTGGCCGGTGCCGGTTTTTTAGGTGTACTCATTTTTTAACGGAAATGGCCTCGTCAATGAGCATAATGGGAATATCATCCCGGATTTCATATTTGAGGGCGCAGGCGTCACAAACCAGGCCGTCTTCGGTCTCGGTCAGCTCCACCTGCCCTTTACATTTGGGGCATACAAGAATTTCAAGCAGTTCTTTTGATACAGCCATATCCGTATCTCCTTGAATGGTTAATTTGTTTTAGTCTGCATGGACTGTAGTTGATAATAAAAACTTTTGGCCGCCATCAGATCATCATGGGTACCTTGCTCAACAATGGTTCCGTTTTTAAGCACAATGATCCGGGAGGCATAATCTATGGTGGACAGTCTGTGGGCAATGACGAAAGAGGTACGGCCTTTCATCAAATTTTCCAAGGCCTTTTGCACCACCTTCTCGGCCTGGGAATCCAGGGCTGAAGTTGCCTCGTCTAAAATCAGCACCGGCGCATTTTTCAACAGGGCCCTTGCAATGCAGATCCGCTGTTTTTCACCACCGGACAACCGGGAACCCAGTTCTCCGATTACAGTATCATAG contains:
- a CDS encoding DUF4416 family protein yields the protein MSTPKKPAPAKLVMSVFMKDKSVLAPVFDRLEDVGGAVDMISPWLDFDFTDYYYKEMGEPLFRRLIAFKPLVEQDALASIKLATNAIESDCLEQNNRTINIDPGYLLSSRFILATGKEYSHRIYIGQKIYADLTLMYTKQGFKTLEWTYPDYASPAVLKFLGQVRQKYLADLKAIKG
- a CDS encoding YicC/YloC family endoribonuclease, encoding MIKSMTAFAKVAHTQETLTVDMTVRTYNSRFLDFSIHLPETCQSFEEEIKKIMGQFHTRGRIEIRASLEDQALDQDLFEVDIIKAKAYYKALNTVRDTLSLSDDIALETVLGAKQLIVAAKPELNLALLRSAVCDTARSAAQELDRMRKKEGENLYQDLRNRISDIEQRMVQVEALAKTIPEVYKARLKERLAVLTAEDGECLDPVRLAQETALLADKSDVSEEIVRVHSHIKMFREVMDENESQGRKLNFLIQEFNREFNTIGSKAGNAALSHAVVDLKSELEKIREQVQNIE
- the gmk gene encoding guanylate kinase, whose product is MAAKLFIVSAPSGAGKTTLVTQLLKRFPDLVYSISHTTRAPRPGEVHGREYFFTDKGRFMEMVEAGRMLEWAQVHGNCYGTSASFVQERLAAGQSVLLDIDVQGGRQIMDFGLECASIFIMAPSLEVLEQRLRGRGTDAEEVIRTRLENAKGEMAQKSFYNHVVVNDVLDEAVAELVGIVEQETAN
- a CDS encoding Trm112 family protein: MAVSKELLEILVCPKCKGQVELTETEDGLVCDACALKYEIRDDIPIMLIDEAISVKK
- a CDS encoding DUF370 domain-containing protein — translated: MEQALLGIGFGNTVVADRVVAILSPNSSPMKRVKDEAREDRRLIDVTHGRKTRAIIVTDSNHVILSAIQAETVSARFEALIQDPGKLQEE
- a CDS encoding ComF family protein — encoded protein: MLKKLVRAAAAGIGALVFPDKCLDCGKYIKNPMDDPLNVCFCNTCLGAALPVFDHPFCPNCGRCFETGPDHLCGACLEVPMAMDSVRAAFMYEGVIQKALGLFKYHARLSLARPFEYHLFQAFATQFDMDRFHLIVPIPLHISKAKHRGFNQSYFLVRNFPRLYRAACDRPAPWRIDIRSLSRIRATVSQTGLDPKARKKNLTQAFDCPKPGRIRGKNILLVDDVFTTGATCDAAAQALLKAGAAGVSVLVLARA
- the rlmB gene encoding 23S rRNA (guanosine(2251)-2'-O)-methyltransferase RlmB, with amino-acid sequence MAGKPGNKARRRNPRGQGRKLENRNPGEKEILYGYHSVFEALKADRRTFESVMVYENRSDKRVQAVIDLAEKKQVTVQNISGEELDRLAGLGRHQGIAARVSSLPVQSVSALFQQIEARTDPFFLLILESIEDPQNTGALIRTALCADVDYIVMPKDRCALPSAGVSRSSAGAMEHAPIFLATNLSAVIRDLKKYGAWVSGLDAGGDKGLYEADLTGNLALVVGGEHTGLRPGVRKACDFILSIPMQTRITSLNASVAGGIAMFEARRQRLGLNA